The following coding sequences lie in one Candidatus Eremiobacterota bacterium genomic window:
- a CDS encoding radical SAM protein, with protein sequence MLTRAHEERAIALASCDDDGRISYDPVAVPFADGGIVREALHDELIAAPAGTLQMMLPKRSPLTAIGPIAQRNTLAVALPAGYTRLLLPAYAARRNAPPLPLFGYTFACAIGDCLYVAAMRTDESEDWQPRSFRAGELESIIERRVAREPQNRVLRQVALCSQAYGCFTAQNVFLARGEAALPVSPKCNARCIGCISEQERDADLPSPQVRIADEATAGELAAVAIAHLERVSDGIVSFGQGCEGEPLLRSITIARAIEKIRSRLQNGTINLNSNGSQPAALERCIEAGLQAVRVSLNSFRRSVYAAYYRPAGYDLDDVFGSIQLALRRGLRVSLNLLTHPGVTDDAEEMAAMERFLRDSPVSMVQTRTLNIDPALYFGSVGRPRAPIGMRRALERIREFAQVGNFTHTH encoded by the coding sequence GTGTTGACGCGCGCGCATGAGGAACGAGCGATTGCTCTCGCTTCGTGCGACGATGACGGCAGAATCTCGTACGATCCCGTCGCCGTTCCCTTTGCCGACGGCGGCATCGTCCGCGAGGCGCTGCACGACGAGTTGATCGCGGCTCCGGCCGGAACGCTCCAAATGATGCTCCCGAAGCGTTCTCCGTTGACCGCGATCGGTCCGATCGCTCAAAGGAATACGCTCGCGGTGGCGCTGCCTGCGGGATACACGCGCTTGTTGCTTCCGGCCTATGCTGCGCGGCGCAATGCGCCGCCGCTGCCGCTCTTCGGCTATACGTTCGCGTGCGCTATCGGCGACTGCCTGTACGTTGCCGCGATGCGGACCGACGAGAGTGAAGATTGGCAGCCCCGTTCGTTTCGGGCCGGCGAGCTAGAGAGTATCATCGAGCGAAGAGTAGCCCGGGAGCCGCAGAATCGCGTCCTGCGGCAGGTCGCGCTCTGCTCGCAAGCCTACGGCTGTTTCACGGCACAGAACGTTTTCTTGGCGCGTGGAGAAGCGGCGTTACCGGTTTCGCCAAAATGCAACGCACGCTGCATCGGCTGTATCTCGGAGCAAGAGCGTGACGCCGACTTGCCGTCACCGCAAGTACGAATCGCCGATGAAGCCACGGCCGGCGAGCTGGCGGCGGTTGCAATCGCGCATTTGGAACGGGTGAGCGACGGAATCGTCTCCTTCGGTCAAGGTTGCGAGGGAGAGCCGCTGCTTCGATCGATCACGATCGCACGGGCGATTGAAAAAATTCGCAGCAGACTTCAGAACGGCACGATTAACCTTAACAGCAATGGCAGCCAGCCCGCCGCGCTCGAGCGATGCATCGAAGCGGGCCTGCAGGCCGTGCGTGTGAGCCTTAACTCGTTTCGACGGTCCGTCTACGCGGCGTATTACCGGCCGGCCGGCTACGATCTCGATGATGTTTTCGGCTCGATTCAACTCGCGCTGCGCCGCGGCTTGCGCGTCAGCTTGAATCTACTGACGCATCCGGGGGTCACCGACGACGCGGAGGAAATGGCCGCCATGGAGCGATTTTTGCGCGACTCGCCGGTTTCAATGGTCCAGACGCGAACGCTGAACATCGATCCCGCGCTCTACTTCGGCTCCGTCGGGCGGCCCCGCGCACCCATAGGTATGCGCCGCGCGCTCGAGCGCATCCGAGAGTTCGCGCAAGTAGGAAACTTCACGCACACGCATTAG
- a CDS encoding ammonium transporter: MPVNIGNTGFMLLCASLVMLMTPGLAFFYGGLVQRKNVLTIMMQSFMSLGWTTVLWFAFGYSESFGPDWHGIIGNPATYAFLRGVTLHTMFTGNDAGIPLVVHIAYQMMFAIITPALITGAFANRVTFKAYFWFLTGWLIFVYFPFVHMLWSPDGILAKWGCLDFAGGIVVHASAGFAALASVLYVGRRRLVENKPHNVPLIALGTGLLWFGWYGFNAGSELRVDAVTASAFLNTDIAASFAAITWLLVEWARGRQPKFIGLLTGAVAGLATITPCAGYVSPTTAVIVGIAAGVVCYYAVALKNMLGWDDALDVWGVHGVGGFLGIVLLGVFASTLWNPSGADGLLRGDPAFLGKQFTAALVCSAWAFIFTYAMLWLINLVTRVKVDEVAEERGLDVHLHGEEAYPLGV, encoded by the coding sequence ATGCCCGTCAACATCGGCAATACGGGCTTTATGCTGCTTTGCGCGAGCCTGGTCATGCTCATGACGCCCGGACTAGCCTTCTTTTACGGCGGTTTGGTACAGCGCAAGAACGTGCTGACGATTATGATGCAGAGCTTCATGTCGCTTGGGTGGACGACGGTTCTGTGGTTCGCCTTCGGCTATTCGGAAAGCTTCGGCCCCGATTGGCACGGCATCATCGGCAATCCCGCGACGTACGCATTCTTACGCGGCGTAACGCTCCATACGATGTTCACGGGAAACGATGCCGGGATTCCGCTCGTCGTCCACATCGCCTATCAGATGATGTTTGCGATTATTACGCCGGCGCTGATCACGGGCGCATTCGCAAACCGCGTCACCTTCAAAGCTTATTTCTGGTTCTTGACCGGGTGGCTCATCTTCGTATACTTTCCCTTCGTCCACATGTTGTGGAGTCCGGACGGTATTTTGGCGAAATGGGGTTGCCTCGATTTCGCCGGCGGCATCGTCGTCCACGCATCGGCGGGTTTCGCGGCACTTGCATCGGTGCTCTACGTCGGCCGGCGCCGGCTGGTCGAAAACAAACCTCACAACGTACCACTCATTGCGCTCGGGACCGGTCTGCTGTGGTTTGGTTGGTATGGATTCAACGCAGGGTCCGAGCTTCGCGTGGACGCGGTAACGGCGTCCGCTTTTCTCAATACGGATATTGCCGCTTCGTTTGCGGCGATCACATGGCTTCTGGTCGAATGGGCCCGCGGACGGCAGCCGAAATTCATCGGTTTACTTACCGGTGCGGTTGCGGGGCTTGCCACCATCACGCCTTGTGCGGGATACGTTTCGCCCACGACCGCCGTCATCGTCGGCATCGCGGCAGGCGTCGTCTGCTATTACGCCGTCGCCCTCAAGAATATGCTCGGATGGGACGATGCTCTGGACGTCTGGGGAGTACACGGCGTCGGCGGGTTTCTCGGCATCGTGCTGCTCGGTGTCTTCGCATCGACATTGTGGAATCCGAGCGGCGCGGACGGATTGCTTCGGGGTGATCCGGCGTTTTTGGGCAAGCAGTTCACTGCCGCGCTGGTCTGCAGTGCTTGGGCCTTCATCTTCACCTATGCGATGCTCTGGCTGATCAATCTCGTCACGCGAGTTAAGGTCGATGAGGTCGCCGAAGAGCGGGGCCTCGACGTTCACCTTCACGGCGAGGAAGCATATCCGCTGGGAGTCTAG
- a CDS encoding transporter → MVRTAIVAVAALICGLASLPSRALAGAALSPSSPVPSPSPSPTAPSDPCGSILSIVNRPTVSTGVCTVRPGHFDVETGYTNTTTSGVGGGSSAVYPQALVRVGTADPHFDVEFGLPSHETSSVGTPAVTGWGDVSLAAKYELGYSSAADWGLYAAITYPTGSKAFTAGNAEFTGDLDGGYTISPEFSLAGTLSFNALSGPNATGLAQSYFAFIPSVELSAALPGGPSQISAEYAYYSAAGPNLGSKSLIDFVYQRVFGSHLEFDTEYGFSPTLVNGQKQHYIGAGLSFMN, encoded by the coding sequence ATGGTACGTACCGCGATCGTTGCGGTCGCCGCTCTGATATGCGGCCTCGCAAGTCTCCCCAGTCGCGCGCTCGCGGGTGCGGCTCTTTCGCCGTCGTCGCCCGTGCCAAGCCCATCGCCCTCACCCACCGCGCCCAGCGATCCATGCGGTTCGATACTCTCGATCGTGAATCGTCCGACCGTCTCAACCGGCGTCTGTACGGTACGACCCGGACATTTCGACGTGGAAACCGGCTATACGAACACAACGACGAGCGGAGTTGGCGGCGGAAGCAGCGCCGTCTACCCCCAGGCGTTGGTACGGGTAGGCACCGCGGATCCGCATTTCGATGTCGAGTTCGGACTACCAAGCCACGAAACGTCCTCGGTCGGAACGCCGGCCGTCACCGGTTGGGGCGACGTCAGTTTGGCCGCGAAGTACGAGCTCGGTTATAGCTCGGCGGCGGATTGGGGCCTGTATGCAGCGATTACCTATCCAACGGGCAGCAAAGCCTTCACTGCGGGCAACGCTGAATTTACGGGCGATCTCGATGGGGGCTATACGATCAGTCCGGAGTTCAGTCTGGCCGGAACGTTGAGTTTCAACGCGCTGAGCGGACCGAATGCGACAGGCCTCGCGCAATCGTATTTTGCTTTCATTCCGAGCGTCGAGCTGAGCGCCGCCCTCCCGGGCGGCCCCTCGCAAATTTCGGCCGAATACGCCTACTACTCGGCCGCCGGTCCGAACTTGGGGTCGAAGAGCCTCATCGATTTCGTCTACCAGCGCGTCTTCGGCTCTCACCTTGAGTTCGACACCGAGTATGGGTTCTCGCCGACGCTTGTCAACGGCCAAAAGCAGCACTATATCGGAGCCGGGCTCTCCTTTATGAACTAA
- a CDS encoding potassium-transporting ATPase subunit F — protein sequence MGFDDAVGLLLTVLGLSYLVFAMLRPERF from the coding sequence GTGGGCTTTGACGACGCCGTAGGGCTCCTGCTCACGGTCCTTGGGTTGAGCTACCTGGTCTTCGCCATGTTGCGCCCGGAAAGGTTCTGA
- the kdpA gene encoding potassium-transporting ATPase subunit KdpA → MSAVGWVQAIVFFAIVVALTKPLGAYMARVFEGQRTWLSPALVPVERLAYRLCGVRENEEMTWYAYALSMLAFSLVSLAYLYVLLRTQKWLPFNPAHVDNMAPDLAWNTAVSFTTNTNWQFYSGETAMSYLAQMAGLAWHNFVSAAVGIAIAVAVVRGLVRTSVKTLGNFWVDLTRCSLYILLPISIVVAIVLVSQGMPQNFHGYASVKSIEGFAQTITQGPIASQEVIKELGTNGGGFVNANSASPSENPTPLSNFIEMLLIFALGAGLTSMYGTMVKDARQGWAIFSAMAILFFAGFTVAYWAEAAGNPIVHHLGVAGANMEGKECRFGIPASALFATVTTDTSCGAVNSVHDSFTALGGLIPLVNMQLGEVVFGGVGSGLYGMIVFVVLTVFIAGLMVGRTPELMGKKVERREVQFAILAALVTPVLSLVPTSVAAMLPAGLATLNNAGPHGFSEILYAFTSTNANNGSAFAGLGANLFYNLLTGVNMMFGRFAVAIPALALAGALAGKTAVPESAGTFSTRSPIFVALLIGVIVIVGALTFLPADSLGPIVEHLLMLRGQTY, encoded by the coding sequence ATGAGCGCCGTCGGCTGGGTGCAGGCTATCGTCTTTTTTGCGATCGTGGTGGCGTTGACCAAACCGCTCGGCGCGTACATGGCGCGCGTTTTCGAGGGTCAGCGTACCTGGCTGAGCCCCGCTTTGGTGCCAGTCGAGAGGCTGGCGTACCGGTTATGCGGGGTGCGCGAAAACGAAGAGATGACGTGGTACGCGTATGCGCTGTCGATGCTGGCGTTTTCGTTGGTAAGCCTAGCCTATCTCTACGTTCTGTTGCGGACGCAAAAGTGGTTGCCTTTCAATCCGGCCCACGTGGATAACATGGCGCCTGATTTGGCCTGGAACACCGCCGTCAGTTTCACGACGAATACGAACTGGCAGTTCTATTCCGGTGAGACGGCGATGAGTTATCTCGCCCAAATGGCCGGCCTTGCATGGCACAATTTCGTTTCGGCCGCCGTGGGCATCGCGATCGCCGTTGCCGTCGTGCGCGGTTTGGTGCGAACCAGCGTGAAGACGTTGGGTAACTTCTGGGTCGATCTCACGCGTTGCTCGCTCTATATCCTGCTGCCAATTTCGATCGTGGTCGCAATCGTTCTCGTGTCGCAGGGTATGCCGCAAAACTTTCATGGTTATGCGAGCGTGAAGTCGATCGAGGGCTTCGCCCAGACGATAACGCAAGGTCCGATTGCCTCGCAAGAGGTGATCAAAGAACTCGGCACCAATGGCGGCGGTTTCGTCAACGCGAACTCGGCCTCGCCGAGTGAGAATCCCACTCCGCTGAGCAATTTCATCGAGATGTTGCTCATCTTTGCGCTCGGTGCCGGGCTTACGTCGATGTACGGCACAATGGTCAAAGACGCACGCCAGGGCTGGGCGATCTTCAGCGCAATGGCGATACTGTTTTTCGCGGGTTTTACCGTCGCCTATTGGGCGGAGGCAGCGGGGAACCCGATCGTTCATCATTTAGGCGTCGCTGGAGCAAACATGGAAGGCAAGGAGTGCCGCTTCGGCATCCCGGCCTCGGCGCTCTTTGCGACCGTGACCACCGACACGTCGTGTGGCGCGGTCAACTCCGTGCACGACTCGTTCACGGCGCTCGGCGGTTTGATTCCGCTCGTCAACATGCAGCTCGGTGAAGTCGTCTTCGGCGGCGTCGGCAGCGGGCTCTACGGCATGATCGTCTTCGTGGTGTTGACGGTCTTCATCGCCGGATTGATGGTTGGACGGACTCCCGAGCTCATGGGCAAGAAGGTGGAACGCCGAGAGGTGCAGTTCGCGATTCTGGCGGCCTTGGTCACGCCGGTGCTTTCGTTGGTGCCGACGTCGGTTGCGGCGATGCTTCCAGCGGGATTGGCAACGCTCAATAATGCCGGTCCGCATGGCTTTTCGGAGATCCTCTACGCCTTCACTTCTACCAACGCCAACAATGGGTCCGCCTTTGCGGGCTTGGGCGCGAACTTATTCTATAATCTCCTGACGGGCGTCAATATGATGTTCGGACGCTTTGCCGTCGCCATTCCCGCGCTCGCGCTGGCGGGCGCCCTGGCAGGCAAAACCGCGGTGCCCGAGAGTGCCGGGACGTTTTCAACCCGCTCCCCCATCTTCGTTGCGCTGCTGATCGGCGTGATCGTGATCGTCGGCGCGCTGACGTTTCTCCCCGCCGATTCGCTTGGACCGATCGTGGAGCATCTGCTCATGCTGCGAGGGCAAACCTATTAG
- the kdpB gene encoding potassium-transporting ATPase subunit KdpB: MLTRRRLERRPKARSLFDRAIVTRAFRDSLRKLDPRWQARNPVMFVVEVGAAATTVFFLRDLLHRQASPGFDFAIAAWLWFTVLFANFAEAVAEGRGKAQADNLRRTKSDTYARLLRDYGSEERISSTALRKGDRYVVESGEVIPADGEVLEGAATVDESAITGESAPVIRESGGDRSAVTGGTRVLSDRIVVRVTANPGESFLDRMIRLVEGAQRQKTPNEIALSILLSGLTIIFLIAVATLAPFSIYAGSHQSVTVLIALLVCLIPTTIGGLLSAIGIAGMDRVMQRNVLAMSGRAVEAAGDVDTLLLDKTGTITLGNRQAVEIITAAGIDARDAARIAYLSSLADETPEGRSIVALAQQVGARDGDAPQGSVSVPFSAYTRMSGLDLADGSRIRKGAPDSVLTWVRDAGGTPTAELAPIIERIARSGGTPLLLARNTLVVGVIYLKDILKPNMTERFGRLRAMGIRTVMITGDNPLTAATIAKEAGVDDFLAEATPETKMELIKREQNSGRLVAMTGDGTNDAPALAQSDVGVAMNSGTQAAKEAANMVDLDSDPTKLIEIVEIGKQLLMTRGALTTFSIANDVAKYFAILPAMFAIAYPAMNVLNIMRLSTPQSAILSAVIFNALIIVALIPLALRGIRYEPKGANRVLFENVMLYGVGGIIVPFIGIKLIDLILTAFHLT, from the coding sequence ATGTTAACTCGAAGGCGGCTCGAGCGGCGTCCGAAAGCGCGTTCGCTCTTCGATCGCGCCATCGTCACGCGTGCCTTCCGGGACTCTTTGCGGAAGCTGGATCCGCGGTGGCAGGCTCGCAATCCGGTGATGTTCGTCGTTGAAGTCGGAGCGGCCGCGACGACGGTCTTTTTTCTTCGCGACTTGCTGCACCGCCAGGCGTCGCCGGGATTCGATTTTGCGATCGCCGCATGGCTCTGGTTTACGGTACTCTTTGCCAACTTCGCCGAAGCCGTCGCCGAGGGGCGAGGAAAGGCGCAAGCCGATAATCTGCGACGGACGAAGTCCGATACGTACGCTCGATTGTTGCGCGACTACGGCAGCGAGGAGCGAATCAGCTCCACCGCGCTGCGCAAAGGCGATCGTTACGTCGTGGAAAGCGGCGAAGTCATTCCGGCCGACGGCGAGGTGCTCGAAGGGGCGGCCACCGTCGACGAGTCGGCCATTACCGGCGAATCGGCGCCCGTCATTCGCGAATCGGGCGGTGATCGCAGCGCGGTCACCGGCGGTACGCGCGTTCTCTCCGATCGGATCGTCGTTCGCGTCACGGCAAACCCCGGTGAAAGCTTTCTCGATCGAATGATCCGTCTCGTGGAAGGTGCGCAGCGGCAGAAGACGCCCAACGAAATCGCGCTTTCGATCCTGCTCTCCGGGCTGACGATCATCTTTTTGATCGCGGTGGCGACGTTGGCACCGTTTTCCATCTATGCGGGATCGCATCAAAGCGTCACCGTTTTGATCGCGCTGTTGGTCTGTCTGATTCCGACCACAATCGGCGGTTTGCTTTCGGCGATCGGCATCGCCGGGATGGATCGCGTCATGCAGCGCAACGTTTTGGCGATGAGCGGTCGCGCGGTCGAAGCAGCGGGAGACGTGGACACGCTCTTACTCGACAAGACCGGAACGATCACGCTGGGCAACCGCCAAGCCGTCGAAATCATCACCGCCGCGGGGATTGATGCAAGAGACGCCGCGCGAATCGCCTATCTCTCATCGCTTGCCGACGAGACTCCGGAGGGCCGTTCGATCGTTGCGCTGGCGCAACAGGTAGGCGCGCGCGACGGCGATGCGCCCCAGGGATCGGTCTCCGTTCCGTTCAGCGCGTACACCCGAATGAGCGGACTCGATCTCGCCGATGGAAGCAGGATTCGCAAAGGTGCGCCCGACTCGGTGCTGACCTGGGTGCGAGATGCCGGCGGCACGCCGACGGCGGAACTCGCGCCCATCATCGAGCGCATCGCGCGCAGCGGCGGAACGCCGCTCTTGCTTGCCCGCAACACTCTCGTTGTCGGCGTCATCTACCTCAAGGACATTCTCAAGCCGAACATGACCGAGCGTTTCGGCCGGCTGCGCGCGATGGGAATCCGCACCGTCATGATCACCGGCGACAATCCTCTGACGGCGGCTACGATCGCGAAGGAAGCCGGCGTTGACGATTTTCTGGCGGAAGCAACGCCTGAAACGAAAATGGAGCTGATCAAGCGCGAGCAGAACTCCGGTCGGCTCGTCGCGATGACCGGCGACGGGACGAACGACGCTCCGGCCCTGGCGCAATCGGATGTCGGCGTTGCGATGAACTCCGGAACGCAAGCCGCCAAAGAAGCGGCGAACATGGTCGACCTCGACTCCGATCCGACAAAACTGATTGAGATTGTGGAGATCGGCAAGCAGCTGCTGATGACGCGCGGCGCGCTGACGACGTTCTCGATTGCCAACGACGTGGCCAAGTATTTCGCGATCTTGCCGGCCATGTTCGCGATCGCCTATCCGGCAATGAACGTACTCAACATCATGCGATTGAGCACGCCGCAGAGCGCGATACTCTCGGCCGTAATCTTCAACGCGTTGATTATCGTCGCGTTGATCCCGCTGGCGCTTCGAGGCATTCGCTACGAGCCCAAGGGCGCGAACCGCGTGCTCTTCGAGAACGTCATGCTCTACGGCGTGGGAGGGATCATCGTGCCGTTCATCGGCATCAAACTCATCGACCTGATCTTGACCGCGTTTCATCTGACATGA
- the kdpC gene encoding potassium-transporting ATPase subunit KdpC yields the protein MIRHLGTSLRFTVLSVVLLGLIYPLVMTGIAQALFPWQANGSMVTINGKLVGSAIIGQRWTNPRYFHGRPSAAGKGYDPTSTGGTNYGPTSKKLIDATRATIAALEKENPNAGGPPPMDLITSSGSGIDPDITPEAAYWEAARVAKARHMSTEEVDALVARHLRGRTFGFLGEPRVNVLELNLALDGLKPQ from the coding sequence ATGATCCGCCACCTCGGTACCTCGCTTCGCTTCACGGTACTTTCGGTCGTGTTATTGGGACTGATCTACCCTCTGGTGATGACAGGCATCGCGCAAGCCCTCTTCCCATGGCAAGCGAACGGGTCGATGGTGACGATCAACGGCAAACTCGTCGGCTCGGCAATCATCGGGCAACGATGGACAAACCCGCGTTACTTTCACGGGCGGCCCTCGGCGGCTGGAAAAGGCTACGACCCGACGTCAACCGGCGGCACAAACTACGGCCCCACTTCGAAGAAATTAATCGATGCGACCAGAGCGACGATCGCCGCGCTGGAGAAGGAAAATCCTAACGCCGGCGGACCGCCGCCGATGGATTTGATCACTTCCAGCGGAAGTGGAATCGATCCCGACATCACGCCGGAGGCCGCCTACTGGGAAGCCGCCCGGGTCGCGAAAGCGCGGCATATGAGCACCGAAGAAGTGGACGCACTCGTGGCGCGGCACCTCAGAGGTCGAACCTTCGGGTTTCTAGGCGAGCCTCGCGTCAACGTGCTTGAGCTCAATCTCGCGCTGGACGGGTTGAAGCCGCAATAA